A window from Mogibacterium neglectum encodes these proteins:
- the purN gene encoding phosphoribosylglycinamide formyltransferase — MSSFAKVAVLISGGGTNLQAIIDRSAAGKLPHAELALVVSSRNNAGGLDRADRAGIKHVYIGKENFEQDLIKLLDEHEIDIIVLAGFLKILSSDFVSRYPDRIINVHPSLIPSFCGDGFYGLRVHEAALSYGVKVTGATVHFVNEVTDGGKIIAQHAVDVKDGDTPEILQRRVMEEAEWKLLPAAVEKVAAEIVARRG; from the coding sequence ATGAGTAGTTTTGCAAAGGTCGCAGTTCTAATATCTGGAGGAGGTACGAACCTGCAGGCTATCATAGATAGGTCGGCAGCAGGTAAGCTTCCGCATGCGGAGCTCGCACTGGTAGTTTCGTCTCGTAATAATGCGGGAGGCCTTGATAGAGCTGATAGAGCAGGTATAAAGCATGTATATATCGGCAAGGAGAATTTTGAGCAGGATCTCATAAAACTTCTAGATGAGCACGAGATAGACATCATCGTGCTGGCGGGATTTCTTAAGATTCTTAGCAGCGATTTTGTCAGCAGATATCCAGATAGGATTATCAATGTGCATCCATCACTCATTCCGTCGTTTTGCGGAGACGGCTTCTACGGACTTCGCGTTCACGAGGCTGCACTTTCATACGGCGTCAAGGTGACGGGTGCAACTGTTCATTTCGTAAATGAAGTTACGGACGGTGGCAAGATTATCGCTCAGCATGCAGTAGATGTTAAGGATGGTGACACGCCAGAAATTCTCCAGAGACGGGTTATGGAGGAAGCTGAGTGGAAGCTTCTGCCAGCGGCAGTCGAAAAGGTCGCAGCAGAGATAGTGGCAAGGAGAGGATAA
- the purM gene encoding phosphoribosylformylglycinamidine cyclo-ligase translates to MKSQSESYKEAGVDITSGYRAVELMKEHVGKTMQFGNTAPVGGFGGLLQPDLTGISEPILVSGTDGVGTKLKLAFLQDKHDTVGIDCVAMCVNDIICVGAKPLFFLDYIACGKNVPEKIASIVKGVADGCIQSECCLIGGETAEMPGFYPEDEYDLAGFAVGIVDKSKVIDIEKVSEGDVILGIASSGIHSNGYSLVRKVFDVENVDLTAKRDDLGGKSLGEALIEPTKIYVKPMTELFKEMTPHAVMHITGGGFYENIPRALPKGMTAKIDKNSLEIQAIFKVLAETGNIPERDMFNTYNMGVGMTVVVPREDCERALEIINGAGEKAYVIGEIVKGDEGVII, encoded by the coding sequence ATGAAGAGCCAGAGCGAGAGCTACAAGGAAGCAGGAGTAGATATCACCAGCGGATATAGAGCGGTAGAACTCATGAAGGAGCATGTCGGCAAGACTATGCAGTTTGGAAATACTGCTCCCGTGGGTGGCTTCGGCGGATTGCTGCAGCCAGACCTCACAGGTATTAGCGAACCAATCCTAGTCAGTGGAACTGACGGTGTCGGAACAAAGCTCAAGCTTGCTTTTCTGCAGGATAAGCACGACACAGTGGGTATCGACTGCGTGGCGATGTGCGTAAATGACATCATCTGCGTTGGCGCAAAGCCTCTATTCTTTCTCGACTATATAGCTTGTGGCAAGAATGTTCCTGAGAAAATCGCATCCATAGTAAAGGGAGTTGCCGACGGATGCATCCAGTCCGAGTGCTGCCTTATAGGTGGTGAGACTGCTGAGATGCCAGGCTTCTATCCTGAGGACGAGTATGACCTGGCAGGGTTTGCAGTAGGAATCGTAGATAAGAGCAAGGTTATCGATATAGAGAAGGTGAGCGAGGGTGACGTGATCCTCGGAATCGCATCATCGGGCATTCATTCAAACGGATATTCGCTAGTCAGAAAGGTTTTCGACGTTGAGAACGTAGATCTCACGGCAAAAAGAGATGACCTCGGAGGAAAGTCTCTAGGTGAGGCACTTATCGAGCCAACTAAGATTTACGTGAAGCCGATGACTGAGCTGTTCAAGGAGATGACTCCGCATGCTGTAATGCATATCACAGGCGGAGGTTTTTATGAGAATATCCCTCGCGCACTACCAAAAGGCATGACAGCTAAGATAGATAAGAACAGTCTTGAGATACAAGCGATTTTCAAGGTGCTGGCTGAGACAGGAAACATCCCAGAGCGCGACATGTTCAATACTTATAATATGGGTGTTGGTATGACTGTAGTTGTGCCTCGTGAGGATTGCGAGAGGGCACTCGAGATTATAAACGGTGCTGGCGAGAAGGCGTATGTAATCGGAGAAATCGTTAAAGGAGATGAAGGCGTAATTATCTAG